In Bacteroidota bacterium, the sequence TGAAAAGTGTTTACATCCGAAAAACCCGCGATAGACAGAAAATGGTGAAGGATGCGGGGCAGTTAAAATATGGTGTTTGCCAATATCGATCAGTGCTTTTTTTGCAATGGCAAAATTTCCCCAAAGCAAAAAAATCAGGTTTTCTTTATCTTCCGAAAGTTTCTTGATCACAGCATCTGTGAATATTTCCCAGCCCTTATTTTGATGCGATCCTGCCTGACCATCCCTTACGGTCAGAGTGGCATTCAATAATAAAACACCTTGGGTGGCCCAACTTTCAAGATTTCCATGTTCCGGAATTTCAAATCCCAAATCATCACGAATTTCTTTAAAAATATTAACAAGAGATGGTGGCTTCTTTATTCCTCTCGCCACCGAAAAACACAAGCCATGTGCCTGTCCTTTTCCATGGTAAGGATCCTGACCTATAATTACCACTTTAACTTGATCGAACGGAGTCAAATTGAAAGCGGTGAATATTTGATTTCCGGGTGGGTAAATAGCATATTGCTTTTTTTCCTCAAGTAAGAACTGCTTCAGGTCATAAAAATATGTAGCGTTAAATTCTTCATTTAACTTAATTTGCCAGCTACTTTCTATTTGAGGTTGGATTTTTTCCATTAAACAATAAACTTAGTAAAATTTAAACAATAAATTTACGAATGCTTTGTTATTAATTGTAAATTTAGTTTCTAATTTTATGATTAATTCTGTACAAAGTAAACCAAACTAAACTTTATTCAAAAAAATTCGTATTGAACTGT encodes:
- the ung gene encoding uracil-DNA glycosylase; its protein translation is MQPQIESSWQIKLNEEFNATYFYDLKQFLLEEKKQYAIYPPGNQIFTAFNLTPFDQVKVVIIGQDPYHGKGQAHGLCFSVARGIKKPPSLVNIFKEIRDDLGFEIPEHGNLESWATQGVLLLNATLTVRDGQAGSHQNKGWEIFTDAVIKKLSEDKENLIFLLWGNFAIAKKALIDIGKHHILTAPHPSPFSVYRGFFGCKHFSGANEILKNCGNKPINWQII